In a single window of the Fusarium falciforme chromosome 3, complete sequence genome:
- a CDS encoding NACHT domain-containing protein → MEGVGAVANVVVNLSVKVATLCSQYAEDARSARSDIEELRDEVTTLRRAAKSARRLIRDQHGASLEASRDMEDALRESLNVLRKLVESLQYSTGRRFMRLFRIRVLRWPLKRREVNQKIKRIRRCTKRINLALQVYQTAIIGVDAKVVRVDETMVSMEQRMLMHMLPTALGALYDSREEEDGATCLTGTRVELLRDIDDWVNSRKAPIVFWLNGMAGTGKSTISRTFAATAAMHRYLGATFFFKRGEIDRGNMSRFYTTIAYQLVRSMPDLVPHIRAAVDGTASIIEMSADKQFEKLILQPLMRVRNRNRTTLAIVVDGLDECDGGDDVRRLITLLSDFKDVKNFRIRVLITSRIELPIRLGFHDNRDHHRNFVLHEISETIVEHDVEIFLKFRLDQIRRNYNRSVSRDRHLPKDWPGPRDTATLVRMAGPLFIFATTVCRFLSDRRCGNPREQLRKVLKYRTRSQDAKLEATYLPPLEQQLAGLSNSGKGQVLDDFRTVVGTIVLLETPLSAPALAHLLDVREDTVHARLDVLHSVLNVPQSADSPIRLLHLSFRDFLTDPERKGTDEFWVDEKYWNGHITSCCLRIMNDALEEDICGQVHPGADRSSLRRGQVDSSIPPELKYACRFWAHHMQNAERSFYRDQEIYNFLSSHFLHWIEVLSLIERPTESYHISKSLQVFLHNTPCSELGQLLKEAPSFIQRNLTIIESHPLQLYSSLLSITPENSMMRRLFWGEGPSWVSLVPAPDSHWGQVQYTLEGHKGPVNAVAFSPDSSLLASTSSDHNVRIWRVETGECIREFQRHKRPVRDVKFSPDSALIASKCDETIRIWKSDTGIQLENLAIHGNHRECPVEFSPDSKLVAWIGERGDLRIMQLDTLQCIWQFRQGGFTDPRKRLQTTPYSLRFSSDSKVIAVVVEETGFFSLWSVENGYRIRKHEQTGNLSLEVPHNSPRRDVSYCFVEDTSQSTVMNTESTFMMAANESLHSESDDTILVRWVETGEVVQSITTPYSGRSRATLTQFSPDGAILGSIHEDKTVKIWEIATGNCLHILSGFASEVKAMSFSPDMRLVASGSADKMVHICSISSGSNLPLSDESRHPIQAMVVSPDGSVVASLSANKELALWRIDTGACMHRLECPHRMEHSEGPSSKPPFAFLSRLLFCAWSRSTLYIYRVDTGQRVSEIDKHHGSEVAFSPDGSRIAFRPSEDAIYIMMPNSGEYGHQLTGGRRLSDARFSPDSTRVAAISYTAKHSHVYVWSVEDGVCLHRLRTRLPPNAIKAHISGISPDGRWVAVQWAVDEERASRGVRAYKRVYSLEVISVVLGDAALKFNTPSSRPPVECSFSSGSQHVAWVCGSSMRVWDTTTGALINHVNLGFSPTRIDFDIGRDYPFTNFGRISINTPQTENDNGTAISPGRLGYGVSADMSWLMWNDMEFFWLPPRFRPHEGCAIEISGSTIIIGSETGVLLFFRFTLEETLSRHRIVTIVE, encoded by the exons TCAGCACGGCGGCTGATCAGAGATCAACATGGCGCCAGCTTGGAGGCCTCGCGGGACATGGAGGACGCCCTCCGGGAAAGCCTCAATGTCCTCCGAAAGCTGGTGGAGAGCCTCCAGTATAGCACTGGACGCAGGTTTATGAGGCTGTTTCGCATCAGGGTGTTGAGGTGGCCAttgaagaggagggaggTGAATCAGAAGATTAAACGGATTAGGAGATGTACGAAACGGATCAATTTGGCTCTTCAGGTGTATCAAAC GGCCATAATTGGCGTCGACGCCAAAGTTGTCAGAGTTGACGAGACCATGGTCTCTATGGAGCAGCGCATGCTCATGCACATGTTGCCCACCGCGCTAGGGGCATTATACGACTCccgcgaagaagaagacggcgcTACTTGTCTGACGGGTACCCGGGTTGAGTTACTTCGAGACATAGATGATTGGGTCAACAGTCGGAAAGCTCCCATTGTCTTTTGGCTCAACGGAATGGCTGGTACTGGAAAGTCGACAATATCTCGAACTTTTGCGGCAACAGCGGCTATGCATCGATATCTAGGTGctaccttcttcttcaagaggGGCGAGATCGACCGAGGGAACATGTCCAGGTTCTACACAACGATCGCCTATCAACTCGTTCGCTCCATGCCTGACCTTGTCCCTCACATCAGAGCAGCTGTTGATGGAACAGCCTCCATCATAGAAATGTCCGCCGATAAGCAGTTCGAAAAACTCATCTTGCAGCCTTTGATGCGTGTCCGGAACAGAAATAGGACTACTCTTGCGATCGTTGTGGACGGCCTGGATGAGtgtgatggaggagacgaCGTCCGGCGCCTAATCACCCTTTTATCTGACTTTAAAGATGTCAAAAACTTTCGCATCAGAGTTCTCATTACGAGCCGAATAGAACTACCGATTCGACTGGGTTTTCACGACAATAGGGACCACCACAGGAATTTCGTGCTTCATGAGATATCAGAGACTATTGTCGAGCACGACGTTGAAATTTTCTTGAAATTCAGACTCGACCAGATCAGGAGGAACTACAACCGCTCAGTCTCAAGGGACAGACACTTACCAAAGGACTGGCCTGGACCAAGAGACACGGCAACGCTCGTCCGGATGGCTGGCCCGCTCTTCATCTTTGCCACCACAGTCTGTCGATTCCTCTCGGACAGGAGATGCGGCAACCCCAGAGAGCAGTTACGAAAAGTATTGAAGTACAGGACGAGGAGTCAAGATGCCAAATTGGAGGCAACTTATCTTCCACCTTTGGAGCAACAGTTGGCGGGACTCTCCAACAGTGGGAAGGGTCAAGTCCTGGACGATTTCCGAACCGTTGTTGGGACCATTGTGCTTCTCGAAACGCCGCTCTCAGCACCAGCTTTGGCTCACCTCCTCGATGTCCGAGAAGACACGGTTCATGCGAGATTGGACGTGCTCCATTCAGTGCTGAATGTACCACAGTCTGCAGACTCCCCCATCCGGTTACTCCACCTATCCTTTCGGGATTTCCTAACCGACCCGGAGAGGAAAGGAACTGATGAGTTCTGGGTGGATGAAAAGTACTGGAACGGCCATATTACCTCATGTTGCCTTCGCATCATGAACGATGCCTTGGAAGAGGACATTTGCGGCCAGGTTCACCCAGGGGCTGATCGCTCAAGCTTACGACGGGGGCAAGTGGATTCGTCAATTCCCCCAGAACTGAAATATGCCTGTCGTTTCTGGGCCCATCATATGCAGAATGCGGAGAGGAGCTTTTATCGCGACCAGGAGATCTACAATTTCCTGTCCAGCCATTTTCTACATTGGATAGAGGTTCTTAGCCTCATTGAAAGGCCTACTGAGAGCTATCACATTTCGAAAAGCCTTCAGGTATTTCTGCAT AATACACCCTGTTCcgagcttggccagctcTTGAAAGAAGCCCCCAGCTTTATCCAGAGGAACTTGACCATCATCGAATCACACCCCCTTCAGCTGTACTCTTCCCTTCTCAGCATCACCCCGGAAAATAGCATGATGCGGAGACTCTTCTGGGGCGAAGGCCCTTCATGGGTATCCCTTGTTCCAGCCCCCGACTCTCATTGGGGCCAAGTCCAATACACCTTGGAGGGCCACAAGGGACCAGTCAACGCCGTTGCTTTCTCCCCGGACTCTTCGCTCCTGGCTTCAACGTCATCAGATCACAATGTTAGGATCTGGCGTGTGGAAACAGGAGAATGCATCCGAGAATTCCAGAGGCATAAACGTCCTGTGAGGGACGTCAAGTTCTCACCTGACTCGGCGCTCATAGCTTCCAAATGCGACGAGACTATCCGAATCTGGAAAAGTGACACGGGTATACAACTAGAGAATCTAGCCATTCATGGGAATCACAGAGAATGCCCCGTTGAGTTTTCACCAGACTCTAAACTTGTGGCGTGGATTGGTGAACGGGGTGACTTGCGGATCATGCAGCTGGATACCCTCCAGTGCATATGGCAGTTTAGACAAGGCGGCTTCACTGACCCTAGGAAACGACTGCAAACCACCCCCTACTCCTTGCGCTTTTCATCAGACTCGAAAGTTATCGCGGTAGTGGTGGAGGAaacgggcttcttctccttgtggAGCGTCGAGAATGGCTACCGCATCCGAAAACATGAACAAACAGGGAATCTCTCGCTCGAGGTACCTCACAACAGTCCGCGCCGGGACGTGTCGTATTGCTTTGTTGAGGACACGAGTCAGTCAACCGTCATGAATACAGAGTCGACATTCATGATGGCAGCCAACGAGAGCCTCCATTCCGAGTCCGACGACACCATCCTTGTTCGCTGGGTGGAGACGGGCGAGGTCGTGCAGAGCATCACGACCCCTTACAGTGGCAGGAGCCGCGCCACTTTGACACAGTTTTCTCCAGACGGTGCAATTCTGGGTTCGATACATGAAGACAAaaccgtcaagatctgggaaaTTGCAACGGGAAATTGTCTACATATTCTCAGCGGTTTCGCAAGCGAGGTGAAGGCCATGTCCTTCTCTCCAGACATGCGCCTAGTCGCTTCAGGATCTGCCGACAAGATGGTACACATCTGCTCCATCAGCTCTGGAAGCAACCTCCCTCTATCAGACGAAAGCCGACACCCCATTCAAGCCATGGTGGTATCTCCAGACGGTTCCGTCGTTGCATCCTTATCCGCAAACAAAGAGCTAGCGTTGTGGAGGATAGATACCGGCGCGTGCATGCATCGTCTCGAATGCCCTCACAGGATGGAGCATTCAGAAGGACCCTCTTCGAAACCTCCATTCGCCTTTTTGAGTCGTTTATTGTTTTGCGCGTGGTCGCGATCGACTCTGTACATATATCGCGTAGACACGGGCCAGCGTGTCTCCGAGATTGACAAACACCATGGATCTGAGGTTGCGTTTTCCCCTGATGGGAGCCGTATCGCCTTTAGACCCAGCGAAGACGCCATTTACATCATGATGCCGAACTCGGGAGAGTACGGTCATCAACTCACGGGTGGAAGGAGGCTTTCAGATGCGAGGTTCTCGCCCGACTCGACACGTGTTGCGGCTATATCTTATACCGCCAAGCATTCTCACGTGTACGTTTGGTCTGTGGAAGACGGCGTTTGTCTTCATAGGCTTCGCACGCGGCTTCCACCCAACGCTATCAAGGCGCACATCAGCGGTATCTCTCCAGACGGGAGATGGGTCGCGGTGCAGTGGGCGGTTGATGAAGAACGGGCTTCACGGGGCGTACGCGCATATAAGCGAGTGTATTCTCTGGAAGTCATATCTGTCGTCCTGGGTGATGCGGCCCTGAAGTTCAACACACCGTCATCAAGGCCTCCCGTGGAGTGTAGCTTCTCGAGTGGTTCTCAACATGTGGCGTGGGTTTGCGGTTCCAGCATGAGGGTCTGGGATACTACAACTGGAGCACTTATTAATCACGTCAACCTCGGATTCTCTCCGACCCGTATTGATTTCGACATCGGCAGGGACTACCCTTTCACCAACTTTGGTCGAATCTCTATCAACACCCCTCAAACAGAAAATGACAATGGCACAGCGATCTCCCCTGGGAGGTTGGGCTACGGAGTCAGTGCTGACATGTCATGGCTCATGTGGAACGACATGGAATTCTTCTGGTTGCCACCGAGATTCCGACCACACGAGGGCTGCGCCATCGAGATATCAGGCTCGACGATTATTATCGGTTCAGAAACAGGAGTGTTACTTTTTTTCAGATTTACATTGGAGGAGACGCTTTCCAGGCATCGCATAGTTACGATTGTGGAATAG